Within Mycobacterium heckeshornense, the genomic segment GCCCCCGGTGCGCAACGCCAACGGCTATTCCAAAGACCGGTTCGGTATCGACCTGGCCGCCGGCACCGTGACCTGCCCGGCCGAGCACACCGTGGCGATCAGCACCGGCCGGCGTCAGCAGGTCGCTCGCTTCGGTGCGTTCTGTGGGTCCTGCCCACTGCAGGCGGAGTGCACCAAAGCCCGTCGCGGGCGGGTGATCACCATCCATGCCCATGAAGCCGCCCTGCAGCACGCCAAGGCCCGCCAACGCGATCCGGCCTGGCAGGCCGATTACCGAACGTATCGGCCGGTCGTGGAACGCAAGATCAGTCACTTCACCCGCCGCCCCTGGGGTGGTCGCAAGGCGCGGTGCCGCGGCCAAAAACGCATCCTGACCGACATCCTGGCCCGAGCAGGAGCGATCAACCTCGCCCGGTTGGCCACCTTGGGCTTGCACCCACACGCCGGGGGTTGGGCCATCGCCTGATCCGGGACCACCGGGCCACCCGGCCGCACGGCTACCCCGATCAGATCAGCCAGCGAAAGCCATCACAGCCGTCGAAATCTCGATACCGCCAAATCCCCGCCCCACGGGGGTCACTACATCAGCGCCGTCCTATACCTTCACCGGCCTGTACCTGTTGTTCGGCGGATAGGCCACCGGGGTCAGGCGATCATGTACTCGGCCTTCTTGGTGCCGTCCCAGCGGCGCAGCCCCGCGATGCCGCCGGCGATCTCCGACGGTCGTGCGGCGATGCGCAGCGCGCGCCCCAGCTGGGCCCCGCCGACCCGTCTGGCCAGCGTGATGTGCGCGGTCCAATGGCCCGGCAGGCAGTTGGGCATCGGCGCGGGCGCCAGGTGCGGCAGGGACAGCCGATACACCTCGGCATGCACGCTCAGCAACTCGGTTGTCGGAACGACCAGCCGCGCCAGCACCGCCTTGCCGCGGCCGAACAGCAGCGGCGCGCCGATGACACACTCCGGCGGCAACCGCCGGGCGACGGCGGCCAGCAGCGCGTCCACCTCGGGCTCGATGCGTTCGGCAACCACCAGCGTCGCGTGCGGGCGGCTGGCCGGTGCCTGGCTGGGGATGCCGGCAGCGGCGAGGTCGTTCCAGATGCGGCGAATCGCCGCCTCGGTGTCGGCGTTGAACACCAGCTCGATCGAGTGAACCATCAGCCGACCAGCGCGCTCACCCAGTCCCTGTCGAAAACCCGCGCGCTCATGGCGGCGAACTCCGCAGCGTCCATCGTCCCGGCCGAGGCCGGCAGCGCGGCGCGCACCGGTGCCAGCTTCGCCAGCACGCACCGGTTGGAGACATGCACGGTCGCCGGCCGGGCAGGCCAGCTGCCGATCACCAGTCCGGCACACGAAACGCCTTGGGCTGCAAGGGCTTCCAATGTCAGCGCGGTATGGTTGAGGGTGCCTAGCTCGCAACGGGTCACCAGCAGCACTGCCGCGTCGAGGTCGGCGGCGAGGTCGCGCAACGTGACACCGTTGCGAGCCAGTTCCACCAGCAGCCCGCCCGCGCCTTCGACCAGGGTCAACCGTGTCGGGCTGTCGGCGCCGCGGACCAGGCCCAGCAGGTCGTCGCGGGTGGGCAGGCTCATGCCGGCGTGGTCGGCGGCCGCCGCCGGCGCCAGTGGCTGTGGATAGCGCGCCAGACCGGCCAGCCGCGTGACCCCGGATAACCGGGCCACCACGGCAAGGTCGTCGTCGCCGGCGTCCGTGCCGGTCTGCACCGGTTTGCATACCGCCACATCGATGCCGGCTTGGCGCGCGTGACAGGCCAGCGCCGCGGTGGCGATCGTCTTGCCCACCCCGGTGTCGGTGCCGGTGACGAGCAGGATTGTCAAGGTCGTGCTGCGGCCAGCACATCGGTCAACACCGTTCGCGCCAGCTCGAGATCGTCGTCGTCCATCGACGCCCGCGCGGTCAATCGCAGCCGCGACGTCCCGGCGGGCACCGTCGGGGGGCGAAAACAGCCCACCCGCACGCCGGCATCCAGGCAGGCGGCCGCCGCCGCCACCGCCACCTCCGGATCCCCGAGGATCACCGGCACCACCGCCGACTCCGGTACCTGGCTTACGCCGCAGATCCGGGCAAGGCTGCGCGCATGCCGGAGCACCGCGTCGGGCCGCCAC encodes:
- a CDS encoding 2'-5' RNA ligase family protein, encoding MVHSIELVFNADTEAAIRRIWNDLAAAGIPSQAPASRPHATLVVAERIEPEVDALLAAVARRLPPECVIGAPLLFGRGKAVLARLVVPTTELLSVHAEVYRLSLPHLAPAPMPNCLPGHWTAHITLARRVGGAQLGRALRIAARPSEIAGGIAGLRRWDGTKKAEYMIA
- the bioD gene encoding dethiobiotin synthase, producing MTILLVTGTDTGVGKTIATAALACHARQAGIDVAVCKPVQTGTDAGDDDLAVVARLSGVTRLAGLARYPQPLAPAAAADHAGMSLPTRDDLLGLVRGADSPTRLTLVEGAGGLLVELARNGVTLRDLAADLDAAVLLVTRCELGTLNHTALTLEALAAQGVSCAGLVIGSWPARPATVHVSNRCVLAKLAPVRAALPASAGTMDAAEFAAMSARVFDRDWVSALVG